The nucleotide window CTGTCGCTGCTGAACGCCACCCTGACGCTGCCCGGCATCGCCGGCATCGTGCTGACCGTTGGCATCGCGGTTGATTCCAACGTGCTGATCTATGAGCGGATCCGCGAGGAACTGCGTGGCGGGCGTAACGCGATTTCGGCGATCGACGCCGGATTCAGGCGGGCGCTGGCGACCATTCTGGACTCCAATATCACCACTTTCATCGCCGCCGCGGTGCTGTTCTATATCGGCACCGGCCCGGTGCGCGGCTTCGCCGTCACGCTTGGCATCGGCATCATCACCACGGTCTTTACTGCGTTTACGGTTACCAGCCTGATTGTCGCCGGCTGGGTACGGTGGAAGCGGCCGAAGACTGTGCCGATCTAGGAACCTGGTTCGTGACTCAGTACGTCCTCATTGGGCTTGGCATTCTGATTGTCGTGCTGACCGTGGTCAGCGTGCTCGACCTTTTGCCGCCGCTGCGCATCGTCCCTGACGAGACGCATTTCGATTTCACGCGCTTTCGCCGCATCAGCTTCCCGATCTCGGCCGCTCTGTCGATTCTCGCGATCGTGCTGTTCTTCACCCACGGGCTGAATTTCGGCATCGACTTCAGGGGCGGTACGCTCCTCGAAGTGCAGAACAAGTCTGGTCCCGCCGACATCGGCGCGCTGCGCGCGACTTTGAGTGCGCTCGGGCTCGGCGAAGTCCAGTTGCAGCAGTTCGGCGGTCCGAACGACGTGATGATCCGGGTGGCCGAGCAGCCGGGCGGCGACGCCGCGCAGCAGGCGGCGGTTCAGAAGGTTCGCGGTGCGCTCGGCGACAGCGTCGAATACCGCCGTGTCGAAGTGGTGGGACCGCGCGTCTCCGGCGAATTGCTGGCTTACGGCATGCTCGGCCTGATGCTCGCGATTTTCGGCATCCTGATCTATCTCTGGTTCCGGTTCGAATGGCAGTTCGCGCTCGGCGCCATGATCGCCAACGTGCACG belongs to Bradyrhizobium icense and includes:
- the secF gene encoding protein translocase subunit SecF; amino-acid sequence: MTQYVLIGLGILIVVLTVVSVLDLLPPLRIVPDETHFDFTRFRRISFPISAALSILAIVLFFTHGLNFGIDFRGGTLLEVQNKSGPADIGALRATLSALGLGEVQLQQFGGPNDVMIRVAEQPGGDAAQQAAVQKVRGALGDSVEYRRVEVVGPRVSGELLAYGMLGLMLAIFGILIYLWFRFEWQFALGAMIANVHDIVLTIGFMSISQIDFDLTSIAALLTILGYSLNDTVVIYDRIREMLRRYKKMPMPQLLNESINSTLSRSIITHVTVTLALLALLLFGGHAIHSFTAVMMFGVVLVGTYTSIFIAAPILIYLGVGEHRDAPDTPAKK